A genome region from Pseudomonas anguilliseptica includes the following:
- the tnpB gene encoding IS66 family insertion sequence element accessory protein TnpB (TnpB, as the term is used for proteins encoded by IS66 family insertion elements, is considered an accessory protein, since TnpC, encoded by a neighboring gene, is a DDE family transposase.), whose amino-acid sequence MLSSNFFLEPAVMMRPDAKVEKVYLYPKPVDFRKSIDGLAALVELDIKVAVFDPVLFVFLNRARSRVKILYWERNGFCLWLKRLEAERFKSHPEPGEDAIVLTAQELNWLLDGIDLWRNRPHQVLTPRFVT is encoded by the coding sequence ATGCTGAGCTCCAATTTCTTTCTGGAGCCAGCCGTCATGATGCGCCCCGACGCCAAAGTCGAAAAAGTCTATCTATACCCCAAGCCGGTGGATTTCCGAAAATCCATCGATGGCCTGGCCGCCCTGGTCGAGCTGGATATCAAGGTGGCGGTGTTCGACCCGGTGCTGTTCGTCTTCCTCAACCGCGCGCGCAGCCGGGTGAAGATTTTGTATTGGGAGCGCAACGGCTTTTGCCTGTGGCTCAAGCGATTGGAGGCTGAACGCTTCAAGTCGCATCCGGAACCTGGCGAAGATGCGATCGTGCTGACGGCCCAGGAGTTGAACTGGTTGTTGGACGGTATCGACCTGTGGCGCAACCGGCCGCACCAGGTTTTGACCCCTAGGTTCGTCACCTGA
- the tnpC gene encoding IS66 family transposase, whose translation MISVPETLPDDPAALKQLLAEVLSSAQELAKDKDGQIERLREQNALLIQRLFGRKSEQSSDPDSPQLEMFNEAESLAEAAAEAPAAEVEEEVVAPTKRRGKRKPLPAELPRVEVIHELPEHELTCECGCRKQAIGEETSEQLEIIPMQVQVIRHIRKTYACKACESAPVTADKPAQLIEKRLASPSVLAMLLTSKYADGIPLYRFEKMLSRHGIDIPRQTLARWVIQCGELLQPLLNLMRDRLLDSPVIHCDETRVQVLKEPGRDPSSHSWMWVQTGGPPGKPVILFDYTTSRAQEVPLRLLDGYRGYLMTDDYAGYNAVAAQQGVERLACWAHARRKFVEAQKVQPKGKTGRADIALGMINKLYGIERELKDASDEQRYRGRQQHSLPLLDQLKTWLEKTQPQVTAQNALGKAVNYLASNWSRLERYIEAGHLPIDNNAAERAIRPFVIGRKNWLFSDTPKGATASAQLYSLVETAKTNGQEPYAWLRHVLERLPLANSVEAYEALLPWNCQPTTPL comes from the coding sequence ATGATTTCTGTGCCCGAAACCCTTCCTGATGACCCCGCCGCGCTCAAGCAATTGCTCGCTGAGGTGTTGTCGTCGGCGCAGGAATTGGCCAAGGACAAGGATGGGCAGATCGAGCGCCTGCGCGAACAAAACGCGCTGTTGATCCAGCGCCTGTTCGGCCGTAAATCCGAGCAGAGCAGCGACCCGGATTCACCGCAGCTAGAGATGTTCAACGAAGCGGAAAGCCTGGCCGAAGCGGCGGCTGAAGCTCCGGCCGCTGAGGTCGAGGAAGAAGTCGTTGCGCCGACCAAGCGCCGCGGCAAGCGCAAGCCGTTACCGGCCGAACTACCGCGTGTCGAGGTCATCCACGAACTGCCCGAACACGAACTGACCTGCGAATGCGGTTGCCGCAAGCAGGCCATCGGCGAAGAAACCAGCGAGCAGCTGGAAATCATCCCGATGCAGGTTCAGGTGATCCGCCACATTCGCAAGACCTATGCCTGCAAGGCCTGCGAAAGCGCGCCGGTCACCGCTGACAAACCGGCCCAACTGATCGAGAAAAGGCTGGCCAGCCCGAGCGTGCTGGCGATGCTGCTGACCAGCAAATACGCCGACGGCATCCCACTGTATCGCTTCGAAAAGATGCTCAGTCGCCATGGCATCGACATCCCCCGGCAGACCCTGGCGCGCTGGGTGATCCAGTGCGGCGAACTGCTACAACCGTTGCTCAACCTGATGCGCGACAGGCTGCTGGACAGTCCGGTGATCCACTGCGATGAAACCCGCGTGCAGGTGCTCAAGGAGCCTGGGCGCGATCCGAGCAGCCACTCCTGGATGTGGGTGCAGACCGGTGGCCCGCCTGGCAAACCGGTGATCCTCTTCGACTACACAACCAGCCGCGCGCAGGAGGTGCCGCTGCGCCTGCTCGACGGTTATCGCGGCTACCTGATGACCGACGATTACGCCGGCTACAACGCCGTGGCCGCACAACAAGGTGTTGAACGCCTGGCCTGCTGGGCGCATGCGCGGCGCAAGTTCGTCGAAGCGCAAAAGGTGCAACCGAAGGGCAAAACCGGGCGTGCCGACATCGCGTTGGGGATGATCAACAAGCTCTACGGCATCGAGCGCGAACTTAAGGATGCCAGCGATGAACAGCGCTACCGGGGCCGCCAGCAGCACAGCCTACCGCTCCTCGATCAGCTCAAGACCTGGCTGGAGAAAACCCAGCCGCAGGTCACGGCGCAGAATGCCCTGGGCAAAGCAGTGAACTACCTGGCGAGCAACTGGAGCCGACTCGAACGCTACATCGAGGCTGGCCACCTGCCGATCGATAACAACGCTGCCGAGCGCGCGATCCGGCCCTTCGTCATAGGTCGCAAGAACTGGCTGTTCAGCGACACGCCGAAAGGCGCGACCGCCAGCGCCCAACTCTACAGCCTGGTGGAAACCGCCAAGACCAATGGCCAGGAGCCCTACGCCTGGTTGCGCCATGTCCTCGAACGCCTGCCGCTGGCCAACAGCGTTGA
- a CDS encoding acyl-CoA dehydrogenase family protein, with amino-acid sequence MNASQHAETHEVFNQVPPLDGANLYRVDLPLQEWTKCFGGGWAEQRLDVYGGLAGGKLMAAGFLANENKPVFKSHDRYGHRADLVEFHPAYHQLMSAAIEHGLPSMPWTDPRAGAQVARAAMSYLHSQAEAGSGCPLTMTFASVPALKLQADVAEKWLPKILSTQYDPRNLPIEQKTGATIGMAMTEKQGGTDVRANTTRAYPVGLGGSGQAYELVGHKWFCSAPMCDAFLTLAYTDKGLTCFLLPRHRPDGTRNEFYIQRLKNKLGNWSNASSEVEFRGALAWMVGEEGRGVPTIIEMVALTRFDCMIGSSALMRQALTQAAHHCAHRQVGGRVLSEQPLMQNVLADLALESEAALALTMRMGKALDNPHDEQEDKFARLVTAVGKYWICKRAPAMINEAAECMGGAGYVEDTILPRLYREAPVNSTWEGSGNVQCLDVLRALSKEPGVLDALFHELGDGHGDALLKAHIAQLQADFRDTADIQYRARQLTEDVALALQAKLLLEAGNAEVSDAFIASRLGGQGGRVYGTLPRGVNVEALVARSTPHLI; translated from the coding sequence ATGAATGCCAGCCAACACGCCGAAACCCATGAAGTGTTCAACCAGGTGCCGCCGCTGGATGGCGCCAACCTGTACCGCGTTGACCTGCCGCTGCAGGAGTGGACCAAGTGCTTCGGCGGCGGCTGGGCCGAGCAGCGCCTGGATGTGTATGGCGGCCTGGCGGGCGGCAAGTTGATGGCCGCAGGCTTTCTCGCCAACGAAAACAAGCCGGTGTTCAAGAGCCATGACCGCTATGGCCATCGTGCCGATCTGGTGGAGTTTCACCCGGCCTATCACCAACTGATGAGTGCGGCCATTGAACACGGCCTGCCGTCCATGCCCTGGACCGATCCGCGCGCAGGCGCCCAGGTGGCGCGCGCCGCCATGAGCTACCTGCACAGCCAGGCCGAGGCCGGTAGCGGTTGCCCGCTGACCATGACCTTCGCCAGTGTGCCGGCGCTCAAGCTGCAGGCCGATGTGGCCGAGAAGTGGCTACCGAAAATCCTCTCGACTCAATACGACCCGCGCAATCTGCCGATCGAGCAGAAAACCGGTGCGACCATCGGCATGGCCATGACCGAGAAGCAGGGCGGCACCGACGTGCGTGCCAACACCACGCGCGCCTACCCGGTTGGCCTCGGTGGCTCGGGCCAGGCCTATGAGCTGGTCGGGCACAAGTGGTTCTGCTCGGCGCCGATGTGCGATGCCTTCCTGACCCTGGCGTATACCGACAAGGGCCTGACCTGCTTTCTGCTGCCGCGCCACCGCCCGGACGGCACGCGCAACGAGTTCTATATCCAGCGTCTGAAGAACAAGCTGGGTAACTGGTCGAACGCCTCCAGTGAAGTGGAGTTTCGAGGCGCGCTGGCCTGGATGGTTGGCGAGGAAGGTCGTGGTGTGCCGACCATTATCGAAATGGTCGCGCTGACCCGCTTCGACTGCATGATTGGCTCCAGCGCGCTGATGCGTCAGGCCCTGACTCAGGCCGCGCATCACTGCGCGCACCGTCAGGTTGGGGGGCGGGTACTCAGCGAGCAGCCGCTGATGCAGAACGTACTGGCTGACCTGGCCCTGGAAAGCGAAGCGGCGCTGGCGCTGACCATGCGCATGGGCAAGGCGCTGGATAACCCGCACGATGAGCAGGAAGACAAGTTCGCTCGCCTGGTCACCGCCGTGGGCAAGTATTGGATCTGCAAACGCGCGCCGGCCATGATCAACGAGGCTGCCGAGTGCATGGGCGGTGCCGGGTATGTCGAGGACACCATCCTCCCAAGGCTGTACCGCGAAGCACCGGTCAACTCGACCTGGGAAGGTTCGGGCAACGTGCAGTGCCTGGACGTGCTGCGCGCGCTGTCCAAGGAGCCGGGCGTGCTTGATGCGCTGTTCCATGAGCTCGGCGACGGTCACGGCGATGCGCTGCTGAAAGCCCATATTGCGCAACTGCAGGCAGATTTCCGTGACACCGCCGATATCCAGTACCGCGCCCGTCAGCTCACCGAAGATGTGGCTCTGGCGCTGCAGGCCAAACTGCTGCTGGAAGCCGGCAATGCCGAGGTCTCCGATGCCTTTATCGCCAGTCGTCTGGGTGGTCAGGGCGGGCGGGTCTACGGCACCCTGCCGCGTGGGGTGAATGTCGAAGCGCTGGTGGCGCGCAGTACGCCGCACCTGATCTGA
- the amn gene encoding AMP nucleosidase encodes MNPCSDDFIVANTAEEAVDRLAALHLQATTGLSQALKRYLKERIKPDAEEQSRFRYPELRLIYLCQGEVPTTVRAYAKVQVPGTYSVTVTHPAAFRKYLLEQLRPLMNDFTVRVEVGISQQNIPYPYVVEQGDELAGSGVTAAELARVFPSTDLSAATDGTADGLYDWENTDPLPLALFDAARVDFSLRRLVHYTGSDWRHVQSWILLTNYHRYVDQFIRHGLDMLVGESRFTRMVLPGNVVIERGMAEGEMQAIIENVIWHRYQMPAYHLQADDGHGITLVNIGVGPSNAKNITDHLAVLRPHCWLMIGHCGGLRQSQTIGDYVLAHAYMRRDGILDRVLPPHIPLPALAEVQQALQEAAKLVTGEEGDELKKRLRTGTVLTYDDRNWELRWAQERPLINLSRAVAVDMESGTIAAQGYRLRVPYGTLLCVSDKPLHSEIKLPGAAGAFYERAVTQHLHIGITALELMRNQLNSLHSRKLRSFDEPPFR; translated from the coding sequence GTGAACCCTTGTTCCGATGATTTTATTGTCGCCAACACCGCTGAAGAAGCGGTGGATCGTCTGGCCGCCCTGCACCTGCAGGCGACCACGGGCTTGAGTCAGGCGCTCAAGCGCTATCTCAAGGAACGTATCAAGCCGGATGCCGAGGAGCAGTCGCGTTTTCGCTACCCGGAGCTGCGCCTGATCTACCTGTGCCAGGGCGAGGTGCCAACCACCGTGCGCGCCTATGCCAAGGTGCAGGTGCCCGGCACTTACAGCGTCACCGTGACCCACCCGGCGGCGTTTCGCAAATACCTGCTGGAGCAGCTGCGCCCGTTGATGAACGACTTCACCGTGCGCGTGGAAGTGGGTATCAGCCAGCAGAACATTCCTTATCCGTACGTGGTCGAGCAGGGCGATGAGCTGGCTGGCTCCGGGGTCACTGCCGCCGAATTGGCGCGGGTGTTCCCCAGCACTGACCTGTCCGCCGCCACCGACGGCACCGCCGATGGCCTGTACGACTGGGAAAACACCGACCCACTGCCGCTGGCGCTGTTCGATGCGGCGCGGGTGGATTTCTCCCTGCGCCGCCTGGTGCACTACACCGGCAGCGACTGGCGGCATGTGCAGTCGTGGATTCTGCTGACCAACTACCACCGCTACGTCGACCAATTTATTCGCCATGGTCTGGACATGCTGGTGGGTGAGTCGCGCTTCACCCGCATGGTGCTGCCGGGCAACGTGGTGATCGAGCGCGGCATGGCCGAAGGCGAGATGCAGGCGATTATCGAGAACGTCATCTGGCACCGCTACCAGATGCCGGCCTATCACCTGCAGGCCGACGACGGCCATGGCATCACCCTGGTGAATATCGGCGTCGGCCCATCCAACGCCAAGAACATCACCGACCACCTGGCGGTGCTGCGCCCGCATTGCTGGCTGATGATCGGCCACTGCGGCGGCCTGCGTCAGTCGCAGACCATCGGCGACTACGTGCTGGCCCACGCTTACATGCGCCGTGACGGCATTCTCGACCGTGTGCTGCCGCCGCATATTCCGCTGCCGGCCCTGGCCGAGGTGCAGCAGGCGTTGCAGGAGGCGGCCAAGCTGGTGACCGGTGAAGAGGGCGATGAGCTGAAGAAGCGCCTGCGTACCGGCACCGTGCTGACCTACGACGACCGCAACTGGGAACTGCGCTGGGCCCAGGAGCGACCGCTGATCAACCTGTCGCGCGCCGTGGCGGTGGATATGGAAAGCGGCACCATCGCCGCCCAAGGTTATCGTCTGCGGGTGCCTTACGGCACGCTGCTGTGCGTCTCGGACAAACCGCTGCACAGCGAGATCAAACTGCCGGGCGCGGCCGGTGCCTTCTACGAACGCGCCGTCACCCAGCACCTGCATATCGGCATCACCGCGCTGGAACTGATGCGCAACCAGCTCAACTCGTTGCACTCACGCAAGCTGCGCAGTTTCGACGAGCCGCCGTTCCGGTAG
- a CDS encoding PaaI family thioesterase: MHGSLFERLKVWLTGDIAADYGISQLQAAAGVASFSSQPPAVHFNPLGGVHGGYTATLFDAALGLAVYSQASASEVYVTASLQANYLRPIGLAALPLRTEACVQQREGREVAVQATLHDAQGLLCATANGVFTCLRHTASGATQSVGLPAR, encoded by the coding sequence ATGCACGGCAGTCTGTTTGAGCGGTTGAAGGTCTGGCTGACCGGCGATATTGCGGCGGATTACGGTATCTCCCAGCTGCAGGCCGCAGCCGGGGTGGCGAGCTTCAGCAGTCAGCCGCCGGCCGTGCACTTCAATCCGCTTGGCGGTGTGCATGGCGGCTATACCGCCACGCTGTTCGATGCGGCGTTGGGGTTGGCGGTGTATTCGCAGGCCAGTGCCTCGGAGGTCTACGTGACCGCCAGCCTGCAGGCGAATTACCTGCGCCCGATTGGCCTTGCGGCTTTGCCGCTACGTACTGAAGCCTGCGTGCAGCAGCGCGAAGGGCGAGAGGTCGCGGTGCAGGCCACGCTGCACGATGCTCAGGGGCTGCTGTGCGCCACTGCCAATGGCGTCTTCACCTGCTTGCGTCATACGGCGTCAGGCGCTACCCAGTCCGTTGGTTTGCCTGCGCGGTAA
- a CDS encoding TetR/AcrR family transcriptional regulator: MAYRTTALRIDRDQALRERIISAALARVAEGGFAALTMQALAEDVGIATGSLYRHVQNKGELAAEVFAVASQREVDALAAIVRGAGSPVQRLAAGLERFAARAWDSRRLAFALIAEPVDAQVDEQRLLYREAYAELFVELLQEGVAAGQFHVQQINLIAACLVGAIAEALVGPLSPPARAAREAGYPAPSLAEVSQALTTFCLRAVGAKLPAEEPQP; this comes from the coding sequence ATGGCCTATCGCACCACTGCACTGCGTATCGACCGCGATCAGGCGCTGCGCGAACGGATCATCAGCGCTGCCTTGGCGCGGGTGGCCGAAGGCGGCTTTGCCGCGCTGACCATGCAGGCGCTGGCTGAGGATGTCGGCATTGCCACCGGCAGCCTGTACCGCCATGTGCAGAACAAGGGCGAGCTGGCGGCGGAAGTGTTTGCCGTGGCCAGCCAGCGCGAGGTCGATGCTCTGGCCGCCATCGTACGTGGGGCGGGTAGCCCGGTGCAGCGTCTGGCTGCCGGGCTGGAGCGCTTTGCCGCGCGCGCCTGGGACAGCCGGCGGCTGGCCTTCGCCCTGATCGCCGAGCCGGTCGATGCGCAAGTCGATGAACAGCGCCTGCTCTACCGTGAAGCCTACGCCGAGCTGTTTGTCGAGCTGTTGCAGGAGGGCGTGGCCGCTGGTCAGTTCCACGTGCAGCAGATCAACCTGATTGCTGCCTGCCTGGTCGGCGCCATTGCCGAGGCCCTGGTCGGGCCGTTATCGCCGCCAGCACGTGCGGCCCGCGAAGCCGGTTATCCCGCCCCCAGCCTGGCTGAAGTCAGCCAGGCCCTGACCACCTTTTGTCTACGCGCCGTGGGCGCCAAATTGCCTGCAGAGGAGCCTCAACCATGA
- a CDS encoding energy-coupling factor ABC transporter permease — protein MHIEPEVVTGAKIFLGYATAAGAFGLCAKLALDSVRDNGGAAALALRSVLTTALVFCFFEVFPHHAVGVSEVHLILGSTLLLLFGAGATAVGLALGLLLQGLLFAQFDLPQYGMNVTTLLVPLWAISVLAKRIIAPGTAYVDLSYKQALALSTAYQGGIVAWVGFWAFYGNGFSGENLAAVGSFGLAYMSVILIEPLVDLGVLAAAKALSAYSRGPLFNSRLHQPA, from the coding sequence ATGCACATCGAACCAGAAGTCGTTACTGGCGCCAAAATCTTCCTCGGCTATGCAACCGCCGCAGGTGCCTTTGGCCTTTGCGCCAAGCTTGCGCTCGACAGCGTGCGTGACAATGGCGGCGCTGCCGCCCTGGCATTACGCAGCGTGCTGACCACTGCTCTGGTGTTCTGCTTCTTTGAAGTATTTCCGCACCACGCGGTCGGGGTTTCCGAGGTGCATCTGATCCTCGGTTCGACCCTGCTGCTGCTGTTCGGCGCCGGTGCTACGGCTGTTGGTCTGGCGCTCGGCCTGCTCCTGCAGGGGCTGCTGTTCGCTCAGTTCGACCTGCCGCAATACGGCATGAACGTCACTACGCTGCTGGTGCCGCTGTGGGCTATCAGTGTGCTGGCCAAGCGCATTATCGCGCCGGGTACTGCCTATGTGGACCTCTCCTACAAGCAGGCGCTGGCGCTGTCGACGGCCTATCAGGGCGGCATCGTCGCCTGGGTCGGCTTCTGGGCGTTCTACGGCAACGGCTTCTCCGGCGAGAACCTGGCGGCCGTGGGCAGTTTTGGCCTGGCCTATATGAGCGTGATCCTGATCGAGCCGCTGGTCGATCTGGGTGTGTTGGCCGCTGCCAAGGCGCTGTCCGCGTATAGCCGTGGGCCGTTGTTCAACTCGCGCCTGCATCAACCGGCCTGA
- a CDS encoding DUF3703 domain-containing protein has product MTREQAFWQEYQLARALRGTDPAAELRHLERAHILGQRYFSEHLRSHLWMFAWAWRQRDWSEGLAQLLRIPGSLGSLLGFYPLGNPGARRVGPLTPQAVPEDLKTLLK; this is encoded by the coding sequence ATGACCCGTGAACAAGCCTTCTGGCAGGAATACCAACTGGCCCGCGCCCTGCGCGGCACTGATCCTGCTGCCGAGCTGCGCCATCTGGAGCGGGCGCATATTCTCGGTCAGCGCTATTTCAGCGAACACCTGCGCAGCCATCTATGGATGTTCGCTTGGGCCTGGCGCCAGCGAGACTGGTCCGAGGGGCTGGCACAACTGCTGCGCATCCCCGGTAGCCTGGGGTCGCTGCTGGGGTTTTATCCCCTAGGTAATCCGGGTGCCCGGCGCGTCGGCCCGCTGACCCCACAGGCTGTGCCCGAGGATCTCAAGACGTTGCTCAAGTAG